In the genome of Streptomyces globosus, one region contains:
- a CDS encoding helix-turn-helix domain-containing protein, with product MTPGPADPGAGELPAVAPQLRELRRRSGLTLEAAAARARLSPAHLSRLETGRRQPSLPLLLGLARTYGTTVSELLGETPAVPDPIVRAGGPGAREADGWTYWRAGGSGRGMQALRVHVPHGRSQGELVRVHPGEEWLYVLGGRLRLHLGEAEYLLDPGDSAHFDSLTPHRIAAASAAGADLLFVHTLLQSTLAGVCLGGGATTHP from the coding sequence ATGACACCTGGTCCCGCCGACCCGGGAGCCGGCGAGCTGCCCGCGGTCGCCCCGCAGCTGCGCGAGCTGCGCCGCCGCTCCGGGCTGACCCTGGAGGCCGCCGCCGCGCGGGCGCGGCTCTCGCCCGCCCACCTCTCCCGCCTGGAGACCGGCCGCCGGCAGCCCTCGCTGCCGCTGCTGCTCGGCCTCGCCCGCACCTACGGCACGACGGTCTCGGAGCTGCTCGGCGAGACCCCGGCCGTGCCCGACCCCATCGTACGCGCGGGCGGTCCGGGCGCCCGCGAGGCCGACGGCTGGACGTACTGGCGGGCCGGCGGCTCCGGCCGCGGCATGCAGGCGCTGCGCGTGCACGTCCCGCACGGCCGCAGCCAGGGCGAGCTGGTCCGCGTCCACCCCGGCGAGGAGTGGCTGTACGTCCTCGGGGGCCGGCTGCGGCTGCACCTGGGCGAGGCCGAGTACCTGCTGGACCCGGGCGACAGCGCCCACTTCGACTCGCTGACCCCGCACCGCATCGCTGCCGCCTCAGCGGCCGGCGCCGATCTGCTCTTCGTGCACACCCTGCTCCAGAGCACCCTCGCCGGGGTGTGCCTGGGCGGCGGCGCGACCACCCACCCCTGA
- a CDS encoding ATP-dependent DNA ligase: MLLADVARVSREVAGASARSRKTALLAELFAATPPEEAALVITYLAGRLPQGRPGLGWSTLGRHVEPADRPSLGVADVDAAITGLALLSGPGSRDARQQAVARLLAAATEPEQRFLRSLLSGEVRQGALDAVALDAVAAAAGVPAAELRRAVMLDGSLPRVGAAVLTAGAAALREVALQVGRPVQPMLAATAGSVAEALSALGPCAVEEKLDGIRVQVHRDGESVQVYTRSLDEITGRLPEVVEAARRFAGDRFILDGEVIGLGPDGRPLPFQEVAGRVGSRLDVETARRTLPVTPCFFDVLAAGGDVLLDLPVRERYAVLAALVPERFRVRRLAVEDPQAQAGAAEEFWSETLRRGHEGVMAKALGSAYAAGRRGRNWLKVKPVHTLDLVVLAAEWGHGRRTGLLSNLHLGARAADGGYAMLGKTFKGLTDEMLRWQTGRLRELAVADDGHTVHVRPELVVEIAYDGLQRSPRYPAGVALRFARVLRHRPDKSAGEADTVETVLGPAGGGRTPGDDA; this comes from the coding sequence ATGCTGCTCGCCGACGTCGCCCGCGTCTCCCGGGAGGTCGCCGGGGCCTCCGCCCGGTCCCGCAAGACCGCCCTGCTCGCGGAGCTGTTCGCCGCCACGCCCCCGGAGGAGGCGGCCCTCGTCATCACCTACCTCGCCGGACGCCTCCCGCAGGGGCGGCCGGGCCTCGGGTGGAGCACCCTGGGCCGGCACGTCGAACCGGCGGACCGCCCCTCCCTCGGCGTCGCCGACGTCGACGCCGCGATCACCGGGCTGGCCCTGCTGTCGGGCCCCGGATCCCGCGACGCACGGCAGCAGGCCGTGGCGCGCCTGCTCGCCGCCGCCACCGAGCCGGAGCAGCGGTTCCTGCGCAGCCTGCTCTCCGGGGAGGTCCGCCAGGGCGCCCTGGACGCGGTCGCCCTCGACGCGGTGGCCGCGGCCGCCGGCGTCCCGGCCGCCGAGCTGCGCCGGGCCGTGATGCTCGACGGCTCGCTGCCCCGCGTGGGCGCGGCGGTCCTGACCGCGGGCGCTGCGGCGCTGCGCGAGGTCGCGCTGCAGGTCGGAAGGCCCGTACAGCCGATGCTCGCCGCGACGGCGGGATCGGTCGCGGAGGCCCTGTCGGCCCTCGGGCCGTGCGCGGTGGAGGAGAAGCTGGACGGCATCCGCGTCCAGGTGCACCGGGACGGCGAGTCCGTCCAGGTGTACACGCGCTCCCTCGACGAGATCACCGGCCGGCTGCCGGAGGTGGTCGAGGCGGCCCGCCGGTTCGCGGGGGACCGCTTCATCCTCGACGGCGAGGTGATCGGGCTGGGGCCGGACGGCCGTCCCCTGCCCTTCCAGGAGGTCGCCGGCCGGGTCGGGTCGCGGCTGGACGTGGAGACCGCCCGACGGACCCTGCCCGTCACCCCGTGCTTCTTCGACGTGCTGGCCGCCGGCGGCGACGTCCTGCTCGACCTGCCCGTCCGCGAGCGGTACGCGGTCCTCGCCGCGCTCGTCCCCGAGCGGTTCCGGGTCCGCCGGCTCGCCGTGGAGGATCCGCAGGCGCAGGCCGGCGCCGCCGAGGAGTTCTGGTCCGAGACGCTGCGCCGCGGCCACGAGGGGGTGATGGCCAAGGCCCTGGGCTCGGCGTACGCGGCCGGGCGCCGCGGCCGCAACTGGCTGAAGGTCAAGCCCGTCCACACCCTCGACCTGGTCGTCCTCGCCGCGGAGTGGGGGCACGGCCGCCGCACCGGCCTGCTGTCGAACCTGCACCTCGGCGCGCGGGCCGCCGACGGCGGGTACGCCATGCTCGGGAAGACGTTCAAGGGGCTCACCGACGAGATGCTGCGCTGGCAGACCGGCCGGCTGCGCGAGCTGGCCGTGGCGGACGACGGGCACACCGTGCACGTGCGGCCCGAGCTGGTCGTCGAGATCGCCTACGACGGTCTCCAGCGCTCCCCGCGCTACCCGGCCGGGGTCGCGCTCCGCTTCGCCCGGGTCCTGCGGCACCGTCCGGACAAGAGCGCCGGCGAGGCCGACACGGTGGAGACGGTGCTCGGCCCCGCGGGCGGCGGCCGGACCCCCGGCGACGACGCCTGA
- a CDS encoding aldo/keto reductase has protein sequence MRHVSLGSSGLQVSAVGLGCNNFGGRLDAKETRAVVDAAIDAGITLLDTADIYGGRGGSETHLGQALKGRRDRVVLATKFGYDGVDMGYGPAAGSRGGRGYIRRAVEESLRRLDTDHIDLYQLHSPDPATPIAETLAALTELVTEGKIRYIGHSNLSGRQLAEAAHTARETGTVPFVSAQNEWSLLQRSAEAELVPAALHYGVGVLPYFPLANGLLTGKIRRGAPVPAGSRLEGRDAYLTEQRLDTVEALAAVAEKHGRSVLELAVGWLSAQPGCASVIAGATSPEQVRANAAAGAAPLDPEILAEVDAAAPAPGTAA, from the coding sequence ATGCGCCATGTCTCCTTGGGCAGTTCAGGTCTTCAGGTGTCGGCGGTCGGGCTCGGCTGCAACAACTTCGGCGGGCGGCTCGACGCCAAGGAGACCCGGGCCGTCGTCGACGCCGCCATCGACGCGGGGATCACGCTCCTCGACACCGCCGACATCTACGGTGGCCGGGGCGGCTCCGAGACCCACCTCGGGCAGGCCTTGAAGGGCCGCCGCGACCGGGTCGTCCTCGCCACCAAGTTCGGCTACGACGGCGTCGACATGGGGTACGGGCCCGCAGCCGGGTCGCGCGGCGGCCGCGGCTACATCCGGCGCGCCGTCGAGGAGTCACTGCGCCGCCTGGACACCGACCACATCGACCTCTACCAGCTGCACAGCCCCGACCCGGCCACCCCGATCGCCGAGACGCTGGCCGCGCTCACCGAACTCGTCACCGAGGGCAAGATCCGCTACATCGGCCACTCCAACCTGAGCGGCCGGCAGCTCGCCGAAGCCGCCCACACCGCGCGCGAGACGGGCACGGTGCCGTTCGTGTCGGCGCAGAACGAGTGGTCGCTGCTCCAGCGTTCCGCGGAGGCCGAGCTGGTCCCCGCTGCGCTCCACTACGGCGTCGGCGTGCTCCCGTACTTCCCGCTGGCCAACGGGCTGCTCACCGGCAAGATCCGGCGGGGCGCGCCGGTGCCGGCCGGCTCCCGGCTCGAAGGCCGCGACGCGTACCTGACCGAGCAGCGGCTGGACACGGTCGAGGCGCTCGCCGCCGTCGCGGAGAAGCACGGGCGCAGCGTGCTGGAACTGGCCGTCGGCTGGCTGTCGGCGCAGCCGGGCTGCGCGTCCGTCATCGCGGGCGCCACCTCGCCCGAGCAGGTACGGGCCAATGCCGCGGCCGGAGCGGCCCCGCTCGACCCGGAGATCCTGGCGGAGGTCGACGCGGCGGCCCCGGCACCGGGCACCGCGGCCTGA
- a CDS encoding carboxymuconolactone decarboxylase family protein, protein MRIDVPEGRHPIEYVWGDMVPGIGPAAAGFSLAVYAHTTLGLREFEAARLRVAQINGCMFCLDWRTERDGRKVEEEFADAVAEWRTTDRFDEKTRLAAEYAERYVLDHHGLDDGFWERMGAHYSQVEVVELTMSIGSWLAFGRLNRVLGLDSVCVLPGH, encoded by the coding sequence ATGAGGATCGACGTCCCCGAGGGGCGGCACCCGATCGAGTACGTGTGGGGCGACATGGTCCCCGGGATCGGGCCGGCCGCCGCCGGCTTCTCCCTCGCGGTGTACGCGCACACCACGCTGGGGCTGCGGGAGTTCGAGGCGGCGCGGCTGCGCGTGGCGCAGATCAACGGCTGCATGTTCTGCCTCGACTGGCGCACCGAGCGCGACGGGCGGAAGGTCGAGGAGGAGTTCGCGGACGCGGTCGCCGAGTGGCGCACCACGGACCGCTTCGACGAGAAGACCCGGCTGGCCGCCGAGTACGCGGAGCGGTACGTCCTCGACCACCACGGCCTGGACGACGGGTTCTGGGAGCGGATGGGCGCGCACTACAGCCAGGTGGAGGTCGTGGAGCTGACCATGAGCATCGGCTCGTGGCTCGCGTTCGGCCGGCTCAACCGGGTGCTGGGCCTCGACAGCGTGTGCGTGCTGCCCGGGCACTGA
- a CDS encoding ABC transporter permease, whose product MAEVAAGYRPGRTLPLRVEALRQWRRRRTLVMGAVLAALPFVMMIAFAVGGDRDGGRGDNRITLIDTATASGANFAATCLFVSAGFLLVVPVALFCGDTVASEASWSSLRYLLAAPVPRARLLWSKLVVALGFSLAAIVLLPAVALAAGTAAYGWGPLQLPAGGALPAGDTLPRLALAVAYVFVSQLVTAGLAFWLSTRTDAPLGAVGGAVGLTIAGNVLDAVTALGSWRDFLPAHWQFAWADALQPHLEWGGMAKGAAVSVAYALVLTALAFRGFARKDIVS is encoded by the coding sequence ATGGCGGAAGTCGCCGCGGGATACCGGCCTGGCCGGACGCTGCCGCTGCGCGTGGAGGCCCTGCGGCAGTGGCGCCGCCGGCGGACGCTGGTGATGGGCGCGGTGCTGGCCGCGCTGCCGTTCGTGATGATGATCGCGTTCGCGGTGGGCGGCGACCGGGACGGCGGCCGCGGCGACAACCGGATCACCCTGATCGACACGGCGACGGCGTCGGGCGCGAACTTCGCCGCCACCTGCCTGTTCGTGTCGGCCGGGTTCCTGCTGGTGGTGCCGGTGGCGCTGTTCTGCGGCGACACGGTCGCCTCGGAGGCGTCCTGGTCCTCGCTGCGCTACCTGCTGGCGGCGCCGGTGCCGCGGGCGCGCCTGCTGTGGAGCAAGCTCGTCGTGGCACTGGGCTTCAGCCTGGCGGCGATCGTGCTGCTGCCGGCGGTCGCGCTGGCGGCGGGCACGGCCGCGTACGGCTGGGGGCCGCTTCAGCTCCCGGCGGGCGGCGCCCTGCCGGCCGGTGACACGCTGCCCCGGCTGGCGCTGGCGGTGGCGTACGTGTTCGTCTCCCAGCTGGTCACCGCAGGCCTCGCCTTCTGGCTGTCCACCCGCACCGACGCCCCGCTGGGCGCCGTCGGCGGCGCGGTCGGGCTGACCATCGCGGGCAACGTGCTGGACGCCGTGACCGCGCTCGGCTCCTGGCGCGACTTCCTGCCCGCGCACTGGCAGTTCGCCTGGGCGGACGCCCTCCAGCCGCACCTGGAATGGGGCGGCATGGCGAAGGGAGCGGCGGTGTCCGTGGCGTACGCCCTCGTCCTCACGGCCCTGGCGTTCAGGGGCTTCGCCCGCAAGGACATCGTCTCCTGA
- a CDS encoding DUF6126 family protein, producing the protein MRQQFKFPRGLLIRLIAYLFVGHLFAFFVYLLFLLGGQNQ; encoded by the coding sequence ATGCGCCAGCAGTTCAAGTTCCCGCGCGGCCTGCTGATCCGGCTGATCGCCTACCTCTTCGTCGGCCACCTCTTCGCCTTCTTCGTCTACCTCCTCTTCCTGCTCGGCGGACAGAACCAGTAG
- a CDS encoding NAD(P)H-dependent amine dehydrogenase family protein, whose protein sequence is MIPTVVWGTGNVGRLAIRAVEAHPALRLAGVIVHHPDKVGRDAGRLCGLDRDTGITATDDIEAVLAARPRAVVYAATGDTRPDAALADVTRAIRAGAVVVTPALYPLYDHRNAPPGFREPVAAAVAEGGGSLFASGVDPGWGNDVLPVLLSGLGTDVDAIRCQEVFDYSTYDQPDSVRDLVGMGRPMDHQPMMLLPSVPTMVWGGQIRMMARALGVELDAIRETVERRPLEETVATRSMGVFEAGTQGAVRFEVQGVVAGEPRLVIEHVTRIHPSCAPDWPLPPGGGDGAHRVVIEGRPRIEVTVEAEDDGANRSAGGNATAVGRLVGAIDWLADAEPGLYDALDVPLRPAVGRLGRERA, encoded by the coding sequence ATGATTCCCACGGTTGTCTGGGGCACCGGCAACGTCGGCCGTCTGGCCATCCGCGCCGTCGAAGCCCATCCGGCGCTGCGCCTGGCCGGCGTCATCGTCCACCATCCCGACAAGGTCGGCCGCGACGCCGGCCGGCTGTGCGGGCTCGACCGCGACACCGGCATCACGGCCACCGACGACATCGAGGCGGTCCTGGCCGCACGGCCGCGCGCCGTGGTCTACGCGGCGACCGGCGACACCCGCCCGGACGCCGCCCTCGCCGACGTCACCCGCGCGATCCGCGCCGGCGCCGTCGTTGTCACCCCGGCCCTCTACCCCCTCTACGACCACCGCAACGCCCCGCCCGGGTTCCGCGAGCCGGTCGCCGCCGCCGTCGCGGAGGGCGGCGGCTCCCTGTTCGCCTCCGGGGTCGACCCGGGGTGGGGCAACGACGTGCTGCCCGTGCTCCTCAGCGGCCTCGGCACCGACGTCGACGCCATCCGCTGCCAGGAGGTCTTCGACTACTCGACGTACGACCAGCCCGACTCCGTCCGCGACCTCGTCGGCATGGGCCGCCCCATGGACCACCAGCCGATGATGCTCCTGCCGTCCGTCCCCACCATGGTGTGGGGCGGGCAGATACGCATGATGGCCCGCGCCCTCGGCGTCGAACTCGACGCGATCCGGGAGACGGTGGAGCGCCGCCCCCTGGAGGAGACCGTAGCCACCCGCTCCATGGGCGTCTTCGAGGCCGGCACGCAGGGCGCCGTCCGCTTCGAGGTGCAGGGCGTCGTCGCGGGCGAGCCACGCCTCGTCATCGAGCACGTCACCCGCATCCACCCCTCCTGCGCCCCGGACTGGCCGCTGCCGCCGGGCGGCGGCGACGGCGCGCACCGCGTCGTCATCGAAGGCCGGCCGCGGATCGAGGTCACCGTCGAGGCCGAGGACGACGGCGCGAACCGGTCCGCGGGAGGCAACGCCACCGCCGTCGGCCGCCTGGTCGGCGCGATCGACTGGCTCGCGGACGCCGAACCCGGCCTCTACGACGCCCTCGACGTGCCGCTGCGCCCCGCCGTCGGCAGACTCGGAAGGGAACGGGCATGA
- a CDS encoding alpha/beta fold hydrolase, giving the protein MTLRLPKLPLPRRRRSRLLAGAAALAVVAGAGTWSAAAPRGERAVHREDKVLEMPGAAIDTSYFTAGGAGRRPAVLLGHGFGGSKDDVRAQAERLARDGYAVLTWSARGFGRSGGHIGLNDPEYEVKDVSRLLDWLAARPEVQLDGSGDPRVGIAGASYGGAVSLLAAGHDRRVDAIAPQITYWNLADALFPQGVFKKLWAGLFFTTGSAGGIRPAGPAEAAPDAGGAGTAPGGAAPGGPAADGPDAGAGAAAPAQGGAGACGRFRPELCAMYERVAAAGAPDAEARALLEARSPSAVADRIRVPALIVQGQADSLFPLDQADAMARAITANGAPVAVDWAAGGHDGGARETHRVEDRVAAWFDRHLKGDGSAAAGPAFRVSRSGGMDSTDGAVRLRGASGDAYPGLTAGRREFALAGRPAEQVFANPAGGTPAALSSVPGVGGQLAAFGTGLAMDFPGQHARFESEPLAQDVRITGTPTVSLRVRSTAPDGSAVLFGKVYDVGPDGRQQVLPQQLVAPLRVADAQQGRTVELRLPAVDHAVRAGHRLRLVVSATDLGYASPAAPASYAVSVQGPLAVPVADGVRTAAAGLPAWTWGLPLGAALLAALLLGIRRRPRNAGNPGPAGPDPALAGVPLAITGLTKRYAGSRDRYAVRDLSFRVEQGQVLGLLGPNGAGKTTTLRMLMGLISPDAGEIRVFGHPVRAGAPVLSRVGAFVEGAGFLPHLSGRANLELYWQATGRPAADAHMAEALEIAGLGDALERAVRTYSQGMRQRLAIAQAMLGLPDLLILDEPTNGLDPPQIREMREVMVRYAAGGRTVIVSSHLLSEVEQSCTHLVVMDRGRLVQAGEVGEITGGGDTLLVGVDGPVDEVTVAKVAALEGVESAARCDGGLLVRLGGGTAAELVAELVRLEVPVSAVGPHRRLEDAFLTLIGGTA; this is encoded by the coding sequence ATGACGCTCCGACTGCCGAAGCTCCCGCTGCCCCGGCGCCGCCGCAGCCGCCTGCTGGCGGGCGCGGCCGCACTGGCCGTCGTCGCGGGGGCGGGCACCTGGTCCGCCGCCGCGCCCCGCGGGGAGCGGGCCGTACACCGCGAGGACAAGGTGCTGGAGATGCCCGGCGCCGCGATCGACACGTCGTACTTCACGGCGGGCGGTGCGGGACGGCGCCCCGCCGTGCTGCTCGGGCACGGCTTCGGCGGCAGCAAGGACGACGTACGGGCGCAGGCCGAGCGGCTCGCCCGCGACGGGTACGCCGTACTCACCTGGTCGGCGCGCGGTTTCGGCCGCTCCGGCGGGCACATCGGGCTCAACGACCCCGAGTACGAGGTCAAGGACGTCTCCCGCCTGCTCGACTGGCTGGCGGCGCGCCCGGAGGTGCAGCTCGACGGCTCCGGCGACCCGCGCGTCGGCATCGCCGGGGCCTCGTACGGCGGGGCCGTCTCGCTGCTGGCCGCCGGCCACGACCGGCGCGTCGACGCGATCGCCCCGCAGATCACGTACTGGAACCTCGCGGACGCCCTCTTCCCCCAGGGCGTCTTCAAGAAGCTGTGGGCGGGCCTGTTCTTCACCACCGGCTCGGCCGGCGGCATCCGGCCGGCCGGACCGGCCGAGGCAGCCCCGGACGCGGGCGGCGCCGGCACGGCCCCCGGGGGCGCTGCCCCGGGCGGGCCCGCGGCGGACGGGCCGGACGCCGGTGCAGGGGCCGCGGCCCCGGCGCAGGGCGGCGCCGGGGCGTGCGGCCGGTTCCGGCCCGAGCTGTGCGCCATGTACGAGCGCGTCGCCGCGGCCGGGGCGCCCGACGCCGAGGCCCGCGCGCTGCTGGAGGCGCGCAGCCCGTCCGCGGTCGCGGACCGCATCCGGGTGCCGGCCCTCATCGTGCAGGGCCAGGCGGACTCCCTCTTCCCCCTCGACCAGGCCGACGCCATGGCGCGCGCGATCACCGCGAACGGTGCTCCCGTCGCCGTGGACTGGGCGGCCGGCGGCCACGACGGCGGCGCCCGCGAGACGCATCGCGTCGAGGACCGGGTCGCCGCCTGGTTCGACCGCCACCTCAAGGGCGACGGGTCGGCCGCGGCCGGCCCGGCCTTCCGGGTCTCCCGCTCCGGCGGCATGGACTCCACCGACGGCGCCGTCCGCCTGCGCGGCGCGAGCGGCGACGCCTACCCGGGCCTGACCGCGGGGCGCCGCGAGTTCGCGCTCGCCGGCCGGCCTGCGGAGCAGGTGTTCGCCAACCCGGCGGGCGGCACCCCGGCCGCGCTGTCGTCCGTGCCCGGCGTCGGCGGGCAGCTCGCCGCCTTCGGGACGGGCCTGGCGATGGACTTCCCCGGGCAGCACGCCCGGTTCGAGTCGGAGCCGCTGGCGCAGGACGTGCGGATCACCGGGACGCCGACCGTGTCGCTGCGCGTGCGGTCGACGGCCCCCGACGGGTCGGCCGTCCTGTTCGGCAAGGTGTACGACGTCGGCCCCGACGGCCGGCAGCAGGTGCTGCCGCAGCAGCTGGTCGCGCCACTGCGGGTGGCGGACGCGCAGCAGGGCCGGACCGTCGAGCTGCGGCTGCCCGCCGTCGACCACGCCGTGCGGGCCGGGCACCGGCTGCGCCTCGTCGTGTCGGCCACCGATCTCGGATACGCCTCCCCGGCGGCCCCCGCCTCGTACGCCGTCTCGGTGCAGGGGCCGCTGGCCGTGCCCGTCGCCGACGGGGTGCGCACGGCCGCGGCCGGGCTGCCCGCCTGGACGTGGGGGCTGCCGCTCGGTGCGGCGCTCCTGGCGGCCCTGCTGCTGGGTATCCGGCGCCGGCCCCGGAATGCGGGGAACCCGGGCCCCGCAGGGCCGGACCCGGCCCTGGCCGGCGTACCCCTCGCGATCACCGGCCTGACGAAGCGGTACGCCGGGTCCCGGGACCGGTACGCGGTGCGGGACCTGTCGTTCCGCGTGGAGCAGGGCCAGGTCCTCGGGCTGCTCGGGCCGAACGGCGCGGGCAAGACCACGACGCTGCGGATGCTGATGGGCCTCATCTCGCCCGACGCCGGGGAGATCCGCGTCTTCGGGCACCCGGTGCGGGCCGGGGCGCCGGTGCTGTCGCGCGTCGGCGCGTTCGTCGAGGGGGCGGGCTTCCTGCCGCACCTGTCCGGGCGGGCGAACCTCGAACTGTACTGGCAGGCCACCGGCCGCCCGGCCGCCGACGCGCACATGGCGGAGGCCCTGGAGATCGCCGGGCTCGGCGACGCGCTGGAACGCGCCGTCCGCACGTACTCGCAGGGCATGCGGCAGCGGCTCGCCATCGCCCAGGCGATGCTCGGGCTGCCGGACCTGCTGATCCTCGACGAGCCGACCAACGGGCTGGACCCGCCGCAGATCCGCGAGATGCGGGAGGTGATGGTCCGCTACGCGGCGGGCGGCCGGACGGTGATCGTCTCCAGCCACCTGCTGTCGGAGGTGGAGCAGTCCTGCACCCACCTGGTCGTCATGGACCGCGGCCGGCTGGTGCAGGCGGGCGAGGTGGGCGAGATCACCGGCGGCGGGGACACCCTGCTGGTCGGTGTCGACGGGCCGGTGGACGAGGTGACCGTCGCGAAGGTGGCGGCCCTGGAAGGCGTGGAGTCGGCGGCGCGCTGCGACGGCGGGCTGCTCGTCCGGCTCGGCGGCGGAACGGCCGCCGAGCTGGTCGCCGAACTGGTGCGGCTGGAGGTCCCCGTGAGTGCGGTGGGGCCGCACCGGCGGCTGGAGGACGCGTTCCTGACCCTGATCGGAGGTACGGCGTGA